One genomic region from Xiphophorus couchianus chromosome 21, X_couchianus-1.0, whole genome shotgun sequence encodes:
- the phc3 gene encoding polyhomeotic-like protein 3 isoform X2: MMDKELVQQSQSEQASNGPAPSTPTTPTPPRLIPNPMLLDSPAPTLTPTTASPPPPLTPAPSVSLAQGPKAAAAGGGASSPHTLIPAPPKLTSTAAPTLRTYSRSLLPSPASRASPSSSSVVTVTAASPVASSSSAATHGSTTTSTKTSSGLTNGNARGGPTSPPITPFHTPASPPGRQAQQPHPVGTPGLARANQIASPLRQRVSQQTLLLGKGLKGSGQDQVLLRAQMLILTSAMRPAQPPSSSSSSSSSVPSSSPASAQLQSLTLRPPPPGTLTIPPSLRLKPSSSAPPPLSRPGAPVFPPLRPRPQPSAMATESPTAPGRHRSVLPPTLYSPVRAVPLRPRLHSPSSHRATTPRQSLHPIAAAPSSQVTSVSKQLTGLKSSPLTQTVLGPSPSQHSLLSSSNHFERSPSAARQLQMIALSSSQQPQAGTYVHPAAQSKPAELPERSSQSKKTANKDDLNPLPLSPSALPSAQSHIQTLTKKREQKESEDQGAISRGVRPGIREERSAGKDLQVEKNVQTETIKQEKLTDTEQEPESDQMEVKEEDQRDRERRQTGRKRKHEEVEDEGGDSPTDTSDRQTNQNTEPVPHPDPVKDSSKGSKPKLDLNPAPVKTPLKATVSVQNPVTESVPGEKPVTGPLPVKVPVTGPVPVKVPITGPLPVTPPVTGSLPVKVPVTGPLPVKVPITGPLPVKVPVTGPVPVKVPITGPLPVTPPVTGSLPVKVPVTGPLPVKVPVTGPVPVKVPVTGPVPVKTPVKGLVSTKTLVTRLAPVKGPAATQPSVAEPVTPVPGPADVKMSVKGQVSTKTPVTGPVPVQTPVTGPVSVQTPVTGPVPVKTPATGPASTKTQETGPVSVQTPVTGPVPVKAPATELISTQTPVAELVLTRKPVTGPVPVKCPVTELVLTHKPVTGPIPVKAPATGLVSTQTPVTELVLTHKPVSGTVPVKSPVTELVSTQMPMKGLVLTHKPVTGPVLAQSPATGPVPEVQSQRLPEPQRDLQSNQEDFCENMSTQSDNQSALSSLSSQSPPSSPFIASSSENPPPLLPTQPAHPTDLSLPPQHEAAKADKTPSDSQHATEAEAEPVYQSGDESESQSLGSPWEMKAWPEGRQVLTHLVEGFVIQEGLQPFPVNRSSLLVPEQVPKPQEVNGTNGRPALPASEPVKPTEPSTDSEEEDGGDTGDLGNKSGHRDRTVLHCQFCGKRGHAHNFMRSKRFCSTSCARGFNVRLTKRLRALSAGSRSERPRPALNRAESVPGKPLLLRLPRDLWSAGRREKDGKEKPVAAAEQKAEEEDDDLGASPHGFGEAEDDDDDGGEEDPAVAMAARMERRAARRARRTSAPAVTASTPTTTFRPAPAQWSVEEVTAFIHTLPGCGDVAEAFRLQEIDGQALLLLTEDHLMTSMNIKLGPALKICAHINALKNQ, translated from the exons ATGATGGACAAGGAGCTGGTTCAGCAGAGCCAATCAGAACAGGCCTCCAATGGCCCCgccccctccacccccaccaCCCCGACCCCCCCTCGGCTCATCCCCAACCCCATGCTCCTGGACTCCCCCGCCCCCACACTGACTCCCACCACCGCCTCCCCTCCTCCGCCGCTGACCCCCGCCCCCTCCGTCTCCTTGGCCCAGGGGCCGaaggcggcggcggcgggggGCGGGGCCTCGTCCCCTCACACCCTCATCCCGGCTCCGCCTAAACTCACCTCCACGGCGGCCCCCACGCTGCGCACCTACTCCCGCTCCCTCCTGCCCTCCCCGGCCTCCAGGGcgtctccttcctcctcctctgttgtCACGGTGACCGCAGCTTCACCCGTGGCCTCGTCTTCGTCGGCCGCGACACACGGCAGCACCACGACCTCCACCAAGACGTCCAGCGGCCTGACCAACGGGAACGCCCGGGGGGGGCCCACCTCCCCGCCCATCACGCCGTTTCACACCCCGGCCAGCCCACCTGGCCGCCAG GCGCAACAGCCTCATCCTGTGGGCACACCTGGTCTGGCACGAGCCAATCAGATCGCCTCACCTCTCAGGCAGAGGGTTTCCCAGCAGACTTTGCTCCTGGGGAAAGGCCTCAAAGGGTCGGGGCAGGACCAGGTGCTGCTGAGAGCTCAGatg CTCATTCTTACGTCTGCTATGCGACCTGCACAGCcgccctcttcctcctcctcctcttcctcctctgtcccCTCCTCTAGCCCCGCCTCTGCCCAG CTCCAGAGCCTCACCTTGAGGCCTCCTCCCCCCGGGACCCTCACCATCCCCCCGTCCCTGCGGCTGAAGCCTTCCTCCTCGGCGCCGCCGCCCCTCTCTCGGCCCGGCGCCCCCGTTTTCCCCCCGCTCAGGCCGCGACCGCAGCCCAGTGCCATGGCAACCGAGAGCCCGACCGCGCCCGGCCGCCATCGTTCCGTTCTGCCTCCAA CTCTCTACTCTCCGGTCCGGGCCGTCCCTCTTCGACCCAGGCTTCACTCTCCCAGCAGTCACAGAGCAACAACCCCTCGACAATCCCTCCACCCCATCGCTGCGGCTCCCTCCAGTCAGGTCACATCTGTCAGTAAGCAGCTGACTGGGCTAAAGAGCTCTCCGTTAACTCAAACCGTTCTGGGTCCAAGCCCGTCCCAACACAGCCTGTTATCTTCCTCCAACCACTTTGAGCGCTCACCGTCTGCAGCGAGGCAGCTACAGATGATCGCCCTTTCCTCCAGTCAGCAGCCACAGGCGGGAACGTACGTCCACCCTGCGGCGCAGTCCAAGCCCGCCGAGCTGCCTGAGCGTTCCAGCCAATCAAAGAAGACCGCAAACAAGGACGACTTGAATCCTCTTCCTTTGAGCCCCTCTGCTTTGCCTTCTGCTCAATCTCACATACAAACGCTGACCAAGAAGAGAGAGCAGAAGGAGAGTGAAGATCAAGGAGCCATAAGCCGAGGAGTGAGACCAGGAATCAGAGAGGAACGGAGCGCCGGTAAAGACCTCCAGGTggagaaaaatgtccaaacagaGACGATAAAGCAGGAGAAGCTCACTGACACGGAGCAGGAACCTGAATCGGATCAGATGGAGGTAAAGGAAGAAGaccagagagacagagagaggagacaaacaggaaggaaaaggaaacatgAGGAGGTGGAGGACGAAGGGGGAGATTCTCCCACGGATACATCAGACCGCCAGACCAACCAGAACACAGAACCGGTTCCACATCCGGACCCCGTTAAAGACTCAAGCAAGGGATCAAAACCCAAACTGGATCTCAATCCAGCACCAGTAAAAACTCCATTAAAAGCAACAGTTTCCGTCCAGAATCCAGTAACAGAATCTGTTCCAGGTGAAAAACCAGTAACAG GTCCACTTCCTGTTAAGGTTCCGGTAACAGGTCCAGTTCCTGTTAAGGTTCCGATAACAGGTCCACTTCCTGTTACACCTCCAGTAACGGGTTCACTTCCTGTTAAGGTTCCGGTAACAGGTCCACTTCCTGTTAAGGTTCCGATAACAGGTCCACTTCCTGTTAAGGTTCCGGTAACAGGTCCAGTTCCTGTTAAGGTTCCGATAACAGGTCCACTTCCTGTTACACCTCCAGTAACGGGTTCACTTCCTGTTAAGGTTCCGGTAACAGGTCCACTTCCTGTTAAGGTTCCGGTAACAGGTCCAGTTCCTGTTAAGGTTCCGGTAACAGGTCCAGTTCCTGTTAAAACTCCAGTAAAAGGACTGGTTTCCACTAAAACACTGGTAACAAGACTAGCACCAGTAAAAGGACCGGCTGCAACCCAACCTTCAGTAGCAGAACCAGTAACACCAGTACCAGGACCAGCTGATgttaaaatgtcagtaaaagGACAGGTTTCGACTAAAACTCCAGTAACTGGACCAGTTCCAGTTCAAACTCCAGTAACTGGACCAGTTTCAGTCCAAACTCCAGTAACTGGACCAGTTCCAGTCAAAACACCGGCAACAGGACCAGCTTCAACCAAAACTCAAGAAACAGGACCAGTTTCAGTCCAAACTCCAGTAACAGGACCAGTCCCAGTTAAAGCTCCTGCAACCGAACTGATTTCAACCCAAACACCAGTAGCAGAGCTAGTTCTGACCCGTAAACCAGTAACAGGACCAGTTCCAGTTAAATGTCCTGTAACAGAACTAGTTCTGACCCATAAACCAGTTACTGGACCAATTCCAGTTAAAGCTCCTGCAACAGGACTAGTTTCAACCCAAACACCAGTAACAGAACTGGTTCTGACCCATAAACCAGTATCAGGAACTGTTCCAGTTAAATCTCCAGTAACAGAACTAGTTTCAACCCAAATGCCAATGAAAGGATTAGTTCTGACCCATAAACCAGTAACAGGACCAGTTCTGGCCCAATCACCAGCAACAGGACCGGTTCCTGAGGTCCAAAGCCAGAGGCTGCCAGAACCTCAACGGGACCTTCAGTCCAACCAGGAGGACTTCTGTGAGAACATGTCGACCCAGTCCGACAATCAGTCAG CGTTGTCCAGCCTCTCCTCCCAgtctcctccctcctcccccttcATCGCCTCCTCATCAGAGAACCCTCCCCCCCTGCTCCCCACTCAGCCCGCCCACCCCACCGACCTCAGCCTGCCGCCGCAGCACGAGGCGGCGAAGGCTGACAAAACGCCGTCAGATTCCCAGCATGCGACAGAAGCCGAGGCCGAACCCGTCTACCAATCAGGCGATGAGTCTGAGAGCCAATCGCTGGGCAGCCCCTGGGAGATGAAGGCGTGGCCTGAGGGGCGACAGGTTCTGACTCACCTGGTGGAGGGATTCGTCATCCAGGAGGGTCTGCAACCGTTTCCT GTGAACCGCTCCTCCCTGCTGGTACCGGAGCAGGTGCCCAAACCCCAGGAGGTGAACGGGACCAACGGGAGGCCGGCGCTGCCCGCATCAGAACCCGTGAAGCCGACGGAGCCGTCCACAGACTCGGAGGAAGAGGACGGCGGAGACACCGGCGACCTGGGGAACA AGTCGGGCCACAGAGACCGGACGGTGCTGCACTGTCAGTTCTGCGGGAAGCGAGGCCACGCGCACAACTTCATGCGCTCCAAACGGTTCTGCTCCACTTCCTGCGCGCGCGG TTTCAATGTCCGGCTGACGAAGCGCCTGAGGGCCCTGAGCGCCGGCAGCCGGTCCGAGAGGCCCCGACCCGCTCTGAACCGGGCCGAGTCGGTACCGGGGAAACCTCTGCTGCTGCGCCTG CCCCGGGACCTCTGGAGCGCCGGGCGCCGCGAGAAAGACGGGAAGGAGAAGCCGGTGGCGGCGGCGGAGCAGAAGGCCGAGGAGGAAGACGACGACCTGGGGGCGTCCCCGCACGGCTTTGGAGAGGCGGAGGACGACGACGACGACGGAGGAGAGGAGGATcctgctgttgccatggcagccaGGATGGAGCGGCGGGCGGCGCGGCGCGCGCGCAGGACGTCGGCGCCGGCCGTCACGGCCTCGACCCCGACCACCACGTTCCGGCCCGCCCCGGCCCAGTGGAGCGTGGAGGAGGTGACGGCCTTCATCCACACACTGCCGG GCTGCGGCGACGTGGCCGAGGCCTTCAGGCTGCAGGAGATCGACGGCcaggctctgctgctgctgaccgAGGATCACCTGATGACCAGCATGAACATCAAACTGGGTCCGGCCCTCAAGATCTGCGCTCACATCAACGCCCTGAAGAACCAGTGA
- the phc3 gene encoding polyhomeotic-like protein 3 isoform X3, translated as MMDKELVQQSQSEQASNGPAPSTPTTPTPPRLIPNPMLLDSPAPTLTPTTASPPPPLTPAPSVSLAQGPKAAAAGGGASSPHTLIPAPPKLTSTAAPTLRTYSRSLLPSPASRASPSSSSVVTVTAASPVASSSSAATHGSTTTSTKTSSGLTNGNARGGPTSPPITPFHTPASPPGRQAQQPHPVGTPGLARANQIASPLRQRVSQQTLLLGKGLKGSGQDQVLLRAQMLILTSAMRPAQPPSSSSSSSSSVPSSSPASAQLQSLTLRPPPPGTLTIPPSLRLKPSSSAPPPLSRPGAPVFPPLRPRPQPSAMATESPTAPGRHRSVLPPTLYSPVRAVPLRPRLHSPSSHRATTPRQSLHPIAAAPSSQVTSVSKQLTGLKSSPLTQTVLGPSPSQHSLLSSSNHFERSPSAARQLQMIALSSSQQPQAGTYVHPAAQSKPAELPERSSQSKKTANKDDLNPLPLSPSALPSAQSHIQTLTKKREQKESEDQGAISRGVRPGIREERSAGKDLQVEKNVQTETIKQEKLTDTEQEPESDQMEVKEEDQRDRERRQTGRKRKHEEVEDEGGDSPTDTSDRQTNQNTEPVPHPDPVKDSSKGSKPKLDLNPAPVKTPLKATVSVQNPVTESVPGEKPVTGPLPVKVPITGPLPVKVPVTGPVPVKVPITGPLPVTPPVTGSLPVKVPVTGPLPVKVPITGPLPVKVPVTGPVPVKVPITGPLPVTPPVTGSLPVKVPVTGPLPVKVPVTGPVPVKTPVKGLVSTKTLVTRLAPVKGPAATQPSVAEPVTPVPGPADVKMSVKGQVSTKTPVTGPVPVQTPVTGPVSVQTPVTGPVPVKTPATGPASTKTQETGPVSVQTPVTGPVPVKAPATELISTQTPVAELVLTRKPVTGPVPVKCPVTELVLTHKPVTGPIPVKAPATGLVSTQTPVTELVLTHKPVSGTVPVKSPVTELVSTQMPMKGLVLTHKPVTGPVLAQSPATGPVPEVQSQRLPEPQRDLQSNQEDFCENMSTQSDNQSALSSLSSQSPPSSPFIASSSENPPPLLPTQPAHPTDLSLPPQHEAAKADKTPSDSQHATEAEAEPVYQSGDESESQSLGSPWEMKAWPEGRQVLTHLVEGFVIQEGLQPFPVNRSSLLVPEQVPKPQEVNGTNGRPALPASEPVKPTEPSTDSEEEDGGDTGDLGNKSGHRDRTVLHCQFCGKRGHAHNFMRSKRFCSTSCARGFNVRLTKRLRALSAGSRSERPRPALNRAESVPGKPLLLRLPRDLWSAGRREKDGKEKPVAAAEQKAEEEDDDLGASPHGFGEAEDDDDDGGEEDPAVAMAARMERRAARRARRTSAPAVTASTPTTTFRPAPAQWSVEEVTAFIHTLPGCGDVAEAFRLQEIDGQALLLLTEDHLMTSMNIKLGPALKICAHINALKNQ; from the exons ATGATGGACAAGGAGCTGGTTCAGCAGAGCCAATCAGAACAGGCCTCCAATGGCCCCgccccctccacccccaccaCCCCGACCCCCCCTCGGCTCATCCCCAACCCCATGCTCCTGGACTCCCCCGCCCCCACACTGACTCCCACCACCGCCTCCCCTCCTCCGCCGCTGACCCCCGCCCCCTCCGTCTCCTTGGCCCAGGGGCCGaaggcggcggcggcgggggGCGGGGCCTCGTCCCCTCACACCCTCATCCCGGCTCCGCCTAAACTCACCTCCACGGCGGCCCCCACGCTGCGCACCTACTCCCGCTCCCTCCTGCCCTCCCCGGCCTCCAGGGcgtctccttcctcctcctctgttgtCACGGTGACCGCAGCTTCACCCGTGGCCTCGTCTTCGTCGGCCGCGACACACGGCAGCACCACGACCTCCACCAAGACGTCCAGCGGCCTGACCAACGGGAACGCCCGGGGGGGGCCCACCTCCCCGCCCATCACGCCGTTTCACACCCCGGCCAGCCCACCTGGCCGCCAG GCGCAACAGCCTCATCCTGTGGGCACACCTGGTCTGGCACGAGCCAATCAGATCGCCTCACCTCTCAGGCAGAGGGTTTCCCAGCAGACTTTGCTCCTGGGGAAAGGCCTCAAAGGGTCGGGGCAGGACCAGGTGCTGCTGAGAGCTCAGatg CTCATTCTTACGTCTGCTATGCGACCTGCACAGCcgccctcttcctcctcctcctcttcctcctctgtcccCTCCTCTAGCCCCGCCTCTGCCCAG CTCCAGAGCCTCACCTTGAGGCCTCCTCCCCCCGGGACCCTCACCATCCCCCCGTCCCTGCGGCTGAAGCCTTCCTCCTCGGCGCCGCCGCCCCTCTCTCGGCCCGGCGCCCCCGTTTTCCCCCCGCTCAGGCCGCGACCGCAGCCCAGTGCCATGGCAACCGAGAGCCCGACCGCGCCCGGCCGCCATCGTTCCGTTCTGCCTCCAA CTCTCTACTCTCCGGTCCGGGCCGTCCCTCTTCGACCCAGGCTTCACTCTCCCAGCAGTCACAGAGCAACAACCCCTCGACAATCCCTCCACCCCATCGCTGCGGCTCCCTCCAGTCAGGTCACATCTGTCAGTAAGCAGCTGACTGGGCTAAAGAGCTCTCCGTTAACTCAAACCGTTCTGGGTCCAAGCCCGTCCCAACACAGCCTGTTATCTTCCTCCAACCACTTTGAGCGCTCACCGTCTGCAGCGAGGCAGCTACAGATGATCGCCCTTTCCTCCAGTCAGCAGCCACAGGCGGGAACGTACGTCCACCCTGCGGCGCAGTCCAAGCCCGCCGAGCTGCCTGAGCGTTCCAGCCAATCAAAGAAGACCGCAAACAAGGACGACTTGAATCCTCTTCCTTTGAGCCCCTCTGCTTTGCCTTCTGCTCAATCTCACATACAAACGCTGACCAAGAAGAGAGAGCAGAAGGAGAGTGAAGATCAAGGAGCCATAAGCCGAGGAGTGAGACCAGGAATCAGAGAGGAACGGAGCGCCGGTAAAGACCTCCAGGTggagaaaaatgtccaaacagaGACGATAAAGCAGGAGAAGCTCACTGACACGGAGCAGGAACCTGAATCGGATCAGATGGAGGTAAAGGAAGAAGaccagagagacagagagaggagacaaacaggaaggaaaaggaaacatgAGGAGGTGGAGGACGAAGGGGGAGATTCTCCCACGGATACATCAGACCGCCAGACCAACCAGAACACAGAACCGGTTCCACATCCGGACCCCGTTAAAGACTCAAGCAAGGGATCAAAACCCAAACTGGATCTCAATCCAGCACCAGTAAAAACTCCATTAAAAGCAACAGTTTCCGTCCAGAATCCAGTAACAGAATCTGTTCCAGGTGAAAAACCAGTAACAGGTCCACTTCCTGTTAAGGTTCCGATAACAGGTCCACTTCCTGTTAAGGTTCCGGTAACAGGTCCAGTTCCTGTTAAGGTTCCGATAACAGGTCCACTTCCTGTTACACCTCCAGTAACGGGTTCACTTCCTGTTAAGGTTCCGGTAACAGGTCCACTTCCTGTTAAGGTTCCGATAACAGGTCCACTTCCTGTTAAGGTTCCGGTAACAGGTCCAGTTCCTGTTAAGGTTCCGATAACAGGTCCACTTCCTGTTACACCTCCAGTAACGGGTTCACTTCCTGTTAAGGTTCCGGTAACAGGTCCACTTCCTGTTAAG GTTCCGGTAACAGGTCCAGTTCCTGTTAAAACTCCAGTAAAAGGACTGGTTTCCACTAAAACACTGGTAACAAGACTAGCACCAGTAAAAGGACCGGCTGCAACCCAACCTTCAGTAGCAGAACCAGTAACACCAGTACCAGGACCAGCTGATgttaaaatgtcagtaaaagGACAGGTTTCGACTAAAACTCCAGTAACTGGACCAGTTCCAGTTCAAACTCCAGTAACTGGACCAGTTTCAGTCCAAACTCCAGTAACTGGACCAGTTCCAGTCAAAACACCGGCAACAGGACCAGCTTCAACCAAAACTCAAGAAACAGGACCAGTTTCAGTCCAAACTCCAGTAACAGGACCAGTCCCAGTTAAAGCTCCTGCAACCGAACTGATTTCAACCCAAACACCAGTAGCAGAGCTAGTTCTGACCCGTAAACCAGTAACAGGACCAGTTCCAGTTAAATGTCCTGTAACAGAACTAGTTCTGACCCATAAACCAGTTACTGGACCAATTCCAGTTAAAGCTCCTGCAACAGGACTAGTTTCAACCCAAACACCAGTAACAGAACTGGTTCTGACCCATAAACCAGTATCAGGAACTGTTCCAGTTAAATCTCCAGTAACAGAACTAGTTTCAACCCAAATGCCAATGAAAGGATTAGTTCTGACCCATAAACCAGTAACAGGACCAGTTCTGGCCCAATCACCAGCAACAGGACCGGTTCCTGAGGTCCAAAGCCAGAGGCTGCCAGAACCTCAACGGGACCTTCAGTCCAACCAGGAGGACTTCTGTGAGAACATGTCGACCCAGTCCGACAATCAGTCAG CGTTGTCCAGCCTCTCCTCCCAgtctcctccctcctcccccttcATCGCCTCCTCATCAGAGAACCCTCCCCCCCTGCTCCCCACTCAGCCCGCCCACCCCACCGACCTCAGCCTGCCGCCGCAGCACGAGGCGGCGAAGGCTGACAAAACGCCGTCAGATTCCCAGCATGCGACAGAAGCCGAGGCCGAACCCGTCTACCAATCAGGCGATGAGTCTGAGAGCCAATCGCTGGGCAGCCCCTGGGAGATGAAGGCGTGGCCTGAGGGGCGACAGGTTCTGACTCACCTGGTGGAGGGATTCGTCATCCAGGAGGGTCTGCAACCGTTTCCT GTGAACCGCTCCTCCCTGCTGGTACCGGAGCAGGTGCCCAAACCCCAGGAGGTGAACGGGACCAACGGGAGGCCGGCGCTGCCCGCATCAGAACCCGTGAAGCCGACGGAGCCGTCCACAGACTCGGAGGAAGAGGACGGCGGAGACACCGGCGACCTGGGGAACA AGTCGGGCCACAGAGACCGGACGGTGCTGCACTGTCAGTTCTGCGGGAAGCGAGGCCACGCGCACAACTTCATGCGCTCCAAACGGTTCTGCTCCACTTCCTGCGCGCGCGG TTTCAATGTCCGGCTGACGAAGCGCCTGAGGGCCCTGAGCGCCGGCAGCCGGTCCGAGAGGCCCCGACCCGCTCTGAACCGGGCCGAGTCGGTACCGGGGAAACCTCTGCTGCTGCGCCTG CCCCGGGACCTCTGGAGCGCCGGGCGCCGCGAGAAAGACGGGAAGGAGAAGCCGGTGGCGGCGGCGGAGCAGAAGGCCGAGGAGGAAGACGACGACCTGGGGGCGTCCCCGCACGGCTTTGGAGAGGCGGAGGACGACGACGACGACGGAGGAGAGGAGGATcctgctgttgccatggcagccaGGATGGAGCGGCGGGCGGCGCGGCGCGCGCGCAGGACGTCGGCGCCGGCCGTCACGGCCTCGACCCCGACCACCACGTTCCGGCCCGCCCCGGCCCAGTGGAGCGTGGAGGAGGTGACGGCCTTCATCCACACACTGCCGG GCTGCGGCGACGTGGCCGAGGCCTTCAGGCTGCAGGAGATCGACGGCcaggctctgctgctgctgaccgAGGATCACCTGATGACCAGCATGAACATCAAACTGGGTCCGGCCCTCAAGATCTGCGCTCACATCAACGCCCTGAAGAACCAGTGA